Genomic DNA from Clavibacter michiganensis:
CCGCGCGCGAGCTGCCGTTCGCCGGGCACCCGACCGTCGGCACGGCGTGGTGGCTGGCGTCGCGCGGGATCGACGTGGACCACCTGCGGGTGCCCGCGGGGATCGTGCGCGTGGACCGCGCCGGGGACGAGGTGCGCGTGACCGCCGATCCCGCGTGGGGGCCGGAGTTCGCCTGGCACTCCATGGGATCCGTCGCGGAGCTGCTGGCCCTCGACCTGCCGGCCCTCGCGGCGGCGTCGGGCGTCGACCACCTCTACGCCTGGGCGTGGATCGACCAGGCCGCGGGCACGATCCGCGCGCGCATGTCCGCTCCCGCGCTCGGCGTCCACGAGGACGAGGCGACCGGATCCGCCGCCCTCCGGGTCACGGCCCACCTCGGCCGCGACCTCCGCATCACGCAGGGCCGCGGAAGCGAGCTCGTCACGCGGCTGCTCGCTGACGGCCGCGCCGAGGTCGGCGGCAGGACCGTGCCCGACCGCGTGATCCCGCTGCCCTGACCCGCGCGGCCGTCGCCGGGGCCGAGTGCCCGACGCCGGACCCCGTCGGCGCCGCTACGCCGTCCTGCGCTCGGTCGTCCCGGCGCCCTCGTCGTCGCCGTCCGCCGGCTCCTCCCGCGGAACGACGAGGATCTCCGAGATCCGCCGCCGGTCGAGCGCCGTCACCTGGAGGGTCACGCCGTCGACCTCGACCGTGTCGCCGACCTGCGCGAGCCGGCCGAGGTTCTCGATGACGAAGCCCGCGACCGTGTCGGACGCGGAGTCGGGGAGCTTGACGCCCGTCGCCTCCTCGAAGTCCTGGAAGTTGAGGCGGCC
This window encodes:
- a CDS encoding PhzF family phenazine biosynthesis protein produces the protein MTGRPVVALDGVRPGEVHVVRVFADADGAHGNELGIVLASPRTDGREQAIAQALGFSETVFVDAVDAPGADPLGAAIRILTPARELPFAGHPTVGTAWWLASRGIDVDHLRVPAGIVRVDRAGDEVRVTADPAWGPEFAWHSMGSVAELLALDLPALAAASGVDHLYAWAWIDQAAGTIRARMSAPALGVHEDEATGSAALRVTAHLGRDLRITQGRGSELVTRLLADGRAEVGGRTVPDRVIPLP